In one window of Posidoniimonas corsicana DNA:
- a CDS encoding fasciclin domain-containing protein codes for MATEPFAQLRYNHSVSIEEEDLTMRILMTIAAAVLLFPPTDSARGAEGKQDIVDTAVSAGSFGTLATALKAANLVETLKGDGPFTVFAPTDAAFKALPEGTVHELLKPENKKKLASVLTYHVVPGASPAADVTKVKGLTTVNGQRVDIAVDAGKVKVDDATVVSADIHCSNGVIHVIDRVILPASDDIPTTAKKAEAFSTLLAAAKQAGLAEALAGEGPFTVFAPTDQAFEKLPAGTVESLLKPENKDRLASILKHHVVSGRVYSDAAVKAGKAETLNGDSLTIAKAKDGAKVGNARLLSTDIDASNGVIHVIDTVLLPKGGTQASSQVPSALHVSAQASCPAAGH; via the coding sequence GTTCGCTCAGCTCAGGTACAACCATTCAGTTTCAATCGAAGAAGAGGATCTGACCATGCGAATTCTCATGACCATAGCTGCTGCAGTACTCTTATTTCCCCCGACGGATTCCGCCCGCGGCGCTGAGGGCAAGCAGGACATCGTCGACACCGCGGTATCCGCGGGATCCTTTGGCACGTTGGCGACCGCTCTCAAGGCTGCCAACCTGGTGGAGACGCTGAAGGGGGACGGGCCGTTCACCGTGTTCGCTCCCACCGACGCAGCTTTTAAGGCGCTTCCGGAGGGAACGGTGCATGAGCTGCTCAAGCCGGAGAACAAGAAGAAGCTCGCCTCGGTGCTTACTTACCACGTTGTCCCCGGCGCGAGTCCCGCGGCGGATGTTACTAAGGTTAAGGGCCTGACCACGGTGAATGGTCAGCGCGTTGATATTGCGGTAGACGCTGGAAAGGTGAAAGTGGACGACGCCACTGTCGTGTCAGCCGATATTCACTGTTCGAATGGCGTCATCCACGTGATTGACCGGGTGATTCTGCCCGCCAGCGACGACATCCCCACGACCGCGAAGAAGGCTGAAGCGTTCTCTACACTGCTTGCTGCGGCGAAGCAGGCGGGACTGGCAGAAGCGTTGGCCGGTGAAGGCCCGTTCACAGTCTTCGCTCCCACAGACCAGGCGTTCGAGAAGCTGCCGGCGGGCACCGTTGAGTCGCTGCTCAAACCGGAGAACAAAGATCGGCTGGCGTCGATCCTCAAGCATCACGTCGTCTCGGGGCGCGTTTATTCGGACGCGGCGGTGAAGGCTGGTAAGGCGGAAACCCTGAACGGCGACAGTCTAACGATTGCCAAGGCCAAGGACGGGGCAAAGGTAGGCAACGCAAGGCTGCTCTCGACCGACATTGACGCTAGCAACGGCGTCATTCACGTAATTGACACGGTCTTGCTCCCGAAGGGTGGGACGCAGGCCTCGAGTCAGGTTCCAAGTGCACTACAC